One region of Rhodophyticola sp. CCM32 genomic DNA includes:
- a CDS encoding cryptochrome/photolyase family protein: MTPRPIIYWMRRDFRLADNPALVAACASRRPVIPVFILDEVVEGHKPAPKWRLALSVTRFAEVLAGQGGRLILRRGRALDVLRALVAETGAGSVHWARLYDPDSKARDEAVKAGLKADELEAVSHPGHVVFEPWTVQTGTGGFYRVYSPFWRAVRGREVAEPLAVPKLNFPEIWPASDDLADWHMAAAMGRGAGVVRPHLTLGEAAAQDRLDRFLDSRIGAYKVARDFLDQDATSGLSEPLAYGEISARVCWHAGQGAMLRGEPGAEHFLKELIWRDFAYHLVFHTPHITHGNWRAEWDGFPWRGDNSEAEAWRRGRTGLPVIDAALREMYVTGRMHNRARMLVASYLTKHLMTDWRIGRDWFEACLVDWDPASNAMGWQWVAGSGPDAAPYFRIFNPETQSEKFDQQGLYRRKWVAELSADPGAEALSYFEAIPQAWGMGADDPYPEAPVVGLAEGRARALSAYENRGF; the protein is encoded by the coding sequence ATGACCCCCAGGCCGATCATTTACTGGATGCGCCGGGATTTCCGTCTGGCGGATAACCCGGCTTTGGTGGCGGCCTGTGCATCCAGGCGCCCGGTGATCCCGGTGTTCATTCTTGATGAGGTGGTGGAGGGCCACAAACCGGCGCCGAAATGGCGTCTGGCGCTTTCGGTCACCCGTTTTGCAGAGGTGCTGGCGGGGCAGGGTGGCCGGCTGATCCTGCGCCGGGGGCGGGCGCTGGATGTGTTGCGCGCGCTGGTGGCCGAGACCGGGGCGGGCTCGGTGCACTGGGCGCGTTTATATGACCCCGACAGCAAGGCCCGTGACGAGGCTGTGAAGGCCGGGTTGAAGGCCGATGAGCTGGAGGCGGTCAGCCATCCGGGCCATGTGGTGTTTGAACCCTGGACCGTGCAGACCGGGACCGGCGGGTTTTACCGGGTGTATTCGCCGTTCTGGCGGGCGGTGCGCGGGCGCGAGGTGGCGGAGCCTCTGGCGGTGCCGAAGCTGAATTTCCCGGAGATCTGGCCTGCAAGTGACGATCTGGCAGATTGGCATATGGCGGCGGCAATGGGGCGCGGGGCCGGGGTGGTGCGCCCGCATCTGACCCTTGGTGAAGCCGCGGCGCAGGACCGGCTGGACCGGTTTCTGGACAGCCGGATCGGGGCCTATAAGGTGGCGCGGGATTTTCTGGATCAGGACGCGACATCGGGGTTGAGCGAGCCGCTGGCCTATGGCGAGATCAGCGCGCGCGTCTGCTGGCATGCGGGGCAGGGCGCAATGCTGCGCGGCGAACCGGGGGCGGAGCATTTTCTGAAAGAACTGATCTGGCGCGATTTCGCCTATCATCTTGTGTTTCACACGCCGCATATCACCCATGGCAACTGGCGCGCGGAATGGGATGGGTTTCCCTGGCGCGGCGACAATTCGGAGGCCGAAGCCTGGCGGCGCGGGCGCACCGGCCTGCCGGTGATTGATGCGGCCCTGCGCGAGATGTATGTCACCGGGCGGATGCATAACCGGGCGCGGATGCTGGTGGCTTCATATCTTACCAAACATCTGATGACCGATTGGCGTATCGGGCGCGACTGGTTCGAGGCCTGTCTGGTGGACTGGGATCCGGCCTCGAACGCCATGGGCTGGCAATGGGTCGCCGGATCAGGACCCGATGCCGCCCCCTATTTCCGCATTTTCAACCCGGAAACCCAGAGTGAGAAATTCGACCAACAGGGGCTTTATCGCCGTAAATGGGTGGCCGAGCTTAGCGCCGATCCGGGAGCCGAGGCGCTGTCGTATTTCGAGGCGATCCCGCAGGCCTGGGGCATGGGCGCGGATGATCCTTACCCGGAGGCGCCGGTTGTGGGGCTGGCCGAGGGCCGGGCGCGGGCGTTGAGCGCTTATGAAAACCGGGGGTTCTGA
- the acuI gene encoding acryloyl-CoA reductase: MMRALIVEKDEESGKTSAAVQEIGDERLPEGEVMVAVEYSTLNYKDGLCIGPGGGLVRTYPHVPGIDFAGTVEASDDPRYAPGDKVVLTGWRVGEAHWGGYAEKARVRADWLVPLPEGLSTRSAMAVGTAGFTAMLAVMALEDHGLTPEKGEVLVTGAAGGVGSVATAILGNLGYQVAGVTGRPEQEAYLKELGAARIVAREEINETVKRPLEAETWAGCVDAVGGAMLARVLGQVYYGGSVAAVGLAGGAGLPATVIPFLLRGVNLLGIDSVMQPYDNRVRAWARIASDLPMDKLEAMIHPAGLADLPELGAAILKGGVRGRVVVDVSA, encoded by the coding sequence ATGATGCGGGCCCTGATCGTGGAAAAGGATGAGGAAAGCGGCAAGACCAGCGCCGCGGTACAGGAGATCGGCGATGAGCGCCTGCCCGAGGGCGAGGTGATGGTTGCGGTTGAATATTCCACGCTGAATTACAAGGACGGGCTGTGCATCGGGCCGGGGGGCGGATTGGTGCGCACATACCCCCATGTGCCGGGGATTGATTTTGCCGGAACGGTCGAGGCCTCGGATGATCCGCGCTATGCGCCGGGCGACAAGGTGGTTCTGACCGGCTGGCGCGTGGGCGAGGCCCATTGGGGCGGCTATGCGGAAAAGGCCCGGGTCAGGGCCGATTGGCTGGTGCCCCTGCCCGAGGGGTTGAGCACAAGGTCGGCCATGGCGGTGGGCACCGCCGGATTCACCGCGATGCTGGCGGTGATGGCGCTGGAAGATCACGGGCTGACACCTGAAAAGGGCGAGGTTCTGGTGACCGGCGCCGCAGGCGGCGTTGGCTCGGTCGCGACGGCGATACTGGGCAATCTGGGTTATCAGGTGGCCGGTGTCACCGGGCGGCCTGAACAGGAGGCTTATCTCAAAGAGCTTGGCGCAGCGCGGATCGTGGCCCGCGAAGAGATCAACGAGACCGTGAAACGCCCGCTGGAGGCCGAGACCTGGGCGGGCTGTGTCGATGCGGTTGGCGGGGCGATGCTGGCCCGGGTGCTGGGGCAGGTGTATTATGGCGGCTCGGTCGCGGCGGTGGGTCTGGCCGGGGGCGCCGGGCTTCCGGCGACGGTGATCCCGTTCCTGCTGCGTGGAGTGAACCTGCTGGGCATCGACAGTGTGATGCAGCCCTATGACAACCGGGTGCGGGCCTGGGCGCGGATTGCCAGCGATCTGCCGATGGACAAGCTGGAGGCGATGATCCACCCCGCCGGGCTGGCGGATTTGCCTGAACTTGGGGCGGCGATCCTGAAAGGCGGTGTGCGTGGCCGTGTTGTGGTTGATGTAAGCGCCTGA
- a CDS encoding dimethylsulfoniopropionate demethylase: protein MSVLATSRRVRRTPFSDGVEAAGVTAYSVYNRMLLPASFRSLEEDYHHLKEAVQLWDVACERQVELRGPDAGRLMQMLTPRDLRGMLPGQCYYVPIVDETGGMLNDPVAVKLAEDRWWISIADSDLLLWAKGVAQGFRLDVLVDEPDVSPLAIQGPRADDLVARVFGDGVRDLRFFRFGYFDFQGHYLVVARSGYSKQGGFEIYVHDADIGMPLWNALMEAGRDLDVRAGCPNGIERIEGGLLSYGNDMTLANTPHECGLGRFCDTLTAVGCIGRDALLRVAREGPVQQVRPIAIAGDTLPLCDRPWPLMAAGKRVGQVTSAAMSPDFGGGVAIGMVRMTHWEPDTELQVMTQDGPRDAVVRDRFWIE from the coding sequence ATGTCGGTGCTCGCAACCTCCCGCCGGGTGCGGCGCACACCGTTTTCAGACGGGGTCGAGGCTGCCGGGGTCACCGCCTATTCGGTCTATAACCGGATGTTGCTGCCCGCCAGTTTCCGCAGTCTGGAGGAGGATTACCACCATCTGAAAGAGGCGGTGCAGCTTTGGGATGTGGCCTGCGAGCGGCAGGTGGAACTGCGCGGCCCCGATGCGGGCCGTCTGATGCAGATGCTGACCCCGCGCGATTTGCGCGGCATGCTGCCGGGGCAGTGTTATTACGTGCCGATTGTCGATGAAACCGGCGGCATGCTGAATGACCCGGTTGCGGTGAAACTGGCCGAGGACCGGTGGTGGATTTCCATTGCCGACAGCGATCTTCTGCTCTGGGCCAAGGGCGTGGCGCAGGGATTTCGCCTGGATGTGCTGGTGGATGAACCCGATGTGTCGCCGCTGGCGATCCAGGGGCCGCGCGCCGATGATCTGGTGGCCCGGGTGTTCGGTGACGGGGTGCGCGACCTGCGTTTCTTCCGTTTCGGATATTTCGATTTTCAGGGCCATTACCTGGTGGTGGCCAGATCGGGCTATTCGAAACAGGGCGGGTTCGAGATTTACGTGCATGACGCCGATATCGGCATGCCGCTCTGGAATGCGCTGATGGAGGCGGGGCGCGATCTGGATGTGCGCGCGGGCTGCCCCAACGGGATCGAGCGGATCGAGGGCGGATTGCTGAGCTATGGCAATGACATGACCCTGGCCAACACCCCCCATGAATGCGGGCTGGGCCGGTTCTGCGACACGCTGACCGCAGTTGGCTGCATCGGTCGCGATGCCCTGCTCAGGGTGGCGCGCGAAGGTCCGGTGCAACAGGTCCGTCCGATTGCGATTGCGGGTGATACCCTGCCGCTTTGCGACCGGCCCTGGCCGCTGATGGCGGCGGGCAAGCGGGTGGGGCAGGTGACCTCGGCTGCCATGTCACCGGATTTCGGCGGCGGTGTGGCCATCGGCATGGTGCGGATGACCCATTGGGAGCCGGATACGGAATTGCAGGTGATGACCCAGGACGGCCCCCGTGATGCGGTGGTGCGAGACAGATTTTGGATTGAATAA
- a CDS encoding DinB family protein, translated as MITPGWCHTMARYNIWQNENLFGAADMLDDAARRQDRGAFFGSIQGTFSHLLWSDLSWMSRFDDGPAPDCGINDSAGFFDDWSALKRDRKATDARIEGWAARLDPDDLTGDLVWFSGMTGREMRKPRALCIMQLFNHQTHHRGQVHAMLTAAGADPGSTDLPFMPDVI; from the coding sequence ATGATCACACCGGGCTGGTGCCATACCATGGCGCGCTACAATATCTGGCAGAACGAGAACCTGTTTGGCGCTGCCGACATGTTGGACGATGCCGCCCGCAGGCAGGATCGGGGGGCCTTTTTCGGCTCGATCCAGGGCACATTCTCCCATCTTCTCTGGAGTGACCTGTCCTGGATGAGCCGGTTTGACGATGGCCCGGCCCCGGATTGCGGGATCAACGACAGCGCCGGTTTTTTTGACGACTGGTCGGCCCTGAAACGGGACCGCAAGGCCACGGATGCGCGGATCGAAGGCTGGGCCGCGCGGCTGGACCCGGATGATCTGACCGGCGATCTTGTCTGGTTTTCCGGGATGACGGGCCGTGAGATGCGCAAACCCCGGGCGCTGTGCATCATGCAGTTGTTCAATCACCAGACCCATCATCGCGGTCAGGTCCATGCGATGTTGACGGCGGCAGGCGCGGATCCCGGATCCACGGATCTGCCCTTCATGCCGGATGTGATCTGA
- a CDS encoding DUF1326 domain-containing protein: MPPRKRPDADRLPVSQRIDSRMETNPKRRRMTPTDWAIRGELFLNCSCTVFCPCVVSLGQHPPTEGDCKAWMAIAIDEGHYEGEDLAGLNVGLMVEIPGRMAEGGWQVAAYVDDRASEKAYNGILQIFSGAAGGTTGLFTMLVSDIVGAEREKVEIVREGRKRGLYVGRKIQGEIEMLDGASPDHPVMVSNSKYWMGPDIIAAVGLKSKVRDFGRVWDFGGKSAEICAIDWSGSAGGRR; the protein is encoded by the coding sequence ATGCCCCCCAGAAAACGCCCCGATGCGGACCGTCTGCCGGTCAGCCAGCGGATCGACAGCCGGATGGAGACCAACCCCAAGCGGCGGCGGATGACGCCGACGGATTGGGCGATCAGGGGGGAGCTGTTCCTCAACTGTTCCTGCACGGTCTTTTGCCCCTGTGTGGTCTCGCTGGGCCAACATCCGCCCACCGAGGGCGATTGCAAGGCCTGGATGGCGATTGCCATCGACGAGGGCCATTATGAGGGGGAGGATCTGGCGGGTCTGAATGTGGGCCTGATGGTCGAGATACCGGGCCGGATGGCCGAAGGCGGCTGGCAGGTGGCGGCCTATGTGGATGATCGCGCCAGCGAGAAAGCCTATAACGGTATCCTGCAAATCTTCTCGGGCGCGGCGGGGGGCACCACGGGGCTGTTCACCATGCTGGTCAGCGACATCGTGGGGGCCGAACGCGAAAAGGTGGAGATCGTGCGCGAAGGCCGGAAACGCGGCTTGTATGTGGGCCGGAAAATCCAGGGCGAGATCGAGATGCTGGATGGTGCCAGCCCGGATCATCCGGTGATGGTGTCGAATTCCAAATACTGGATGGGGCCCGATATCATCGCGGCGGTTGGTCTGAAATCCAAAGTGCGGGATTTCGGGCGGGTCTGGGATTTCGGCGGCAAATCGGCGGAAATCTGTGCGATTGACTGGTCAGGATCGGCAGGAGGGCGGAGATGA
- a CDS encoding DUF2182 domain-containing protein: MWLGFFALILWAWWVMYTMSTGMGLDLIGRPDEMAARMAAMDPRMDMAMPMAEFWPLFGMWAIMMAAMMLPTLVPTLRVYDDLISSATGSRAGWLGLVLGYALVWIGFAALITAVQLALLFGGVIDMLGIARSPWVSAGLLLVVGAFQFTRAKEICHGVCLSPMSYFLGHWRPGFGGGLRMGLGLGAFCAGCCWGFMALGFVGGMMSLLWMGLATFFMVLEKLPQIGQRLTRPLGLCLILSGVAVFVSPFFQG; encoded by the coding sequence ATGTGGCTGGGCTTTTTCGCCCTGATCCTCTGGGCCTGGTGGGTGATGTATACCATGTCCACCGGCATGGGGCTGGATCTGATCGGCCGCCCCGATGAGATGGCCGCGCGGATGGCGGCGATGGACCCGCGGATGGATATGGCGATGCCGATGGCCGAGTTCTGGCCGCTGTTCGGCATGTGGGCGATCATGATGGCGGCGATGATGCTGCCGACGCTTGTACCGACATTGCGGGTTTATGATGATCTGATATCAAGCGCGACCGGATCGCGCGCGGGCTGGCTGGGGCTTGTGCTGGGCTATGCGCTGGTCTGGATCGGGTTCGCAGCACTGATCACGGCTGTGCAACTGGCGCTGCTGTTCGGGGGTGTCATTGACATGCTGGGGATCGCCCGCTCGCCTTGGGTGTCGGCAGGTTTGCTGCTGGTTGTGGGGGCTTTCCAGTTCACCCGCGCGAAAGAGATCTGCCACGGTGTCTGCCTCAGCCCGATGAGCTATTTTCTGGGTCACTGGCGCCCAGGCTTCGGCGGCGGGCTGCGGATGGGGCTGGGCCTTGGCGCGTTCTGTGCGGGCTGTTGCTGGGGCTTCATGGCGCTTGGCTTCGTGGGCGGGATGATGAGCCTGCTGTGGATGGGTCTTGCCACGTTTTTCATGGTGCTGGAAAAGCTGCCCCAGATCGGTCAGCGCCTGACCAGACCCCTTGGCCTGTGCCTGATCTTAAGTGGGGTCGCCGTTTTTGTCAGCCCGTTTTTCCAAGGATAA
- a CDS encoding FadR/GntR family transcriptional regulator: protein MKIDPNSSADLSAQIAKAIRDAIVSGALIVDARLPSEAELAEQFQVSRPTVREALKRLAAQSLIRTQRGASGGAFVNRLSYEQAYSQQITTSTLLLSMNSVGFDTACEARFALERACAPLSARRRSADHLATMRAEIYRQSQPGLTDEAFCASDVAFHRALVDGAGNPVLSYQLAGAVEAMQPLMNMITFTARSREAILALHTGITDALDARDGRTAMRRLEELETYTRDLGQSVMSARAGQRPA, encoded by the coding sequence ATGAAAATCGACCCCAACAGTTCCGCCGATCTCTCGGCGCAGATCGCCAAGGCGATCCGCGATGCGATTGTCTCGGGCGCGCTGATCGTTGATGCCCGTCTGCCGTCGGAGGCAGAGCTGGCCGAACAGTTTCAGGTCTCCCGGCCCACGGTGCGCGAGGCGCTGAAACGGCTGGCGGCGCAATCGCTGATCCGCACCCAGCGCGGGGCCTCGGGCGGGGCGTTTGTGAACCGGCTGTCTTATGAACAGGCCTATAGCCAGCAGATCACCACCTCGACCCTGCTGCTCAGCATGAATTCGGTGGGGTTTGACACCGCCTGTGAGGCCCGGTTTGCGCTGGAACGCGCCTGCGCGCCCCTGTCGGCCAGGCGCCGCAGCGCCGATCATCTGGCCACCATGCGGGCCGAGATTTATCGCCAGTCACAGCCGGGCCTGACCGATGAGGCGTTCTGCGCCTCGGATGTGGCGTTTCACCGGGCGCTGGTCGACGGGGCCGGCAACCCGGTGCTCAGCTATCAACTGGCCGGCGCGGTCGAGGCGATGCAGCCGCTGATGAACATGATCACCTTCACCGCCCGCTCCCGCGAGGCCATCCTGGCACTGCATACGGGCATCACCGATGCCCTGGACGCCAGGGATGGCCGGACCGCTATGAGGCGGCTGGAAGAACTGGAAACCTACACCAGGGATCTTGGGCAATCGGTCATGTCCGCGCGGGCCGGGCAACGCCCCGCCTGA
- a CDS encoding extracellular solute-binding protein, whose product MTHRLLLGTAAACLIALPVLAQDDDLLVFDYSGFEDASFHQPYIDSHGESPTFVFFGDEDEAFQRLVSGFQSDVTHICAGSVPRWQASGIIEPWDAATIPAFGDLDGSLVGEDVMSGSADLFFLPTDYGSTAVTYNTDEVSADQVASLQVFTDPGFAGRLSIPDNVDDAYALAYLATGVSDWSDVTDAQFEAATDWLREIHENLRTYWTDPGELGQLMGSGEVLVAWAWNEVPVALADEGFPVGFERNTVEGTSVWLCGYVNMAEAPGDEAKAYDYVNALLSVASAQPLIEGGFGSANTVALASLGDATLEANGLGAVTVPVLAQLPISNEQRQRQAEAFERIKAGF is encoded by the coding sequence ATGACCCACCGCCTGTTGCTTGGCACTGCCGCCGCATGCCTGATCGCCCTGCCCGTCCTTGCCCAGGATGATGACCTGCTGGTTTTTGATTATTCCGGGTTCGAGGATGCCTCCTTTCATCAGCCCTATATCGACAGCCATGGCGAAAGCCCCACATTCGTGTTCTTCGGCGATGAAGATGAAGCGTTTCAGCGGCTTGTCTCGGGGTTTCAGTCTGACGTGACCCATATCTGCGCAGGCTCTGTCCCGCGCTGGCAGGCCTCGGGGATTATCGAGCCCTGGGATGCCGCCACTATCCCCGCCTTCGGCGATCTCGACGGGTCGCTTGTGGGGGAGGATGTGATGTCCGGCTCGGCCGATCTGTTCTTTCTGCCCACCGATTACGGATCAACCGCGGTGACCTATAACACCGATGAGGTCAGCGCCGATCAGGTCGCTTCGCTTCAGGTGTTCACCGATCCGGGGTTTGCCGGGCGTCTGTCGATCCCCGACAATGTGGATGATGCCTATGCGCTGGCCTATCTGGCCACCGGTGTCAGCGACTGGTCAGACGTCACCGATGCCCAGTTCGAGGCTGCCACCGACTGGCTGCGCGAGATCCATGAAAACCTGCGCACCTACTGGACCGACCCCGGCGAGCTGGGCCAGTTGATGGGATCGGGCGAGGTTCTGGTGGCCTGGGCCTGGAACGAGGTGCCGGTCGCACTGGCCGATGAAGGGTTCCCCGTCGGGTTTGAACGCAACACCGTTGAGGGGACATCGGTCTGGCTCTGCGGCTATGTGAACATGGCGGAGGCACCCGGTGATGAAGCCAAAGCCTATGATTACGTGAATGCGCTTCTGTCGGTCGCCTCGGCACAACCGCTGATCGAGGGCGGCTTCGGCTCGGCCAACACGGTGGCGCTCGCCTCGCTTGGGGACGCCACATTGGAGGCCAACGGGTTGGGCGCGGTCACCGTGCCGGTTCTGGCACAATTGCCGATCTCGAACGAACAGCGCCAGCGCCAGGCGGAAGCGTTTGAGCGGATCAAAGCCGGGTTTTGA
- a CDS encoding LysR substrate-binding domain-containing protein yields MHNPSAMPPLAAIRVFEAAARHENFTRAAAELSMTQASVSYQIKVLEERIGAPLFLRQPRKVVLTEIGRQLAAPTIEAFEKLRITYGTGQDRLGRTLSISTLPSFASNWLAQRIGGFQMAHPDLAVRVDANPDNIDFARSEVDLAIRYGQGDWPGLEADFLMPCEFTPMLSPDLLARAGGTLNPADLLDMHMIDPTDSFWRFWFDQAGVSTPDLTTRVGSQLGSQVTEARAVMAGQGVAMFTPRFFRYELETGRLVQPFDLVVTDGRGYWLIYPKARRNVPKIKAFRRWILAEAEADNAAAGAD; encoded by the coding sequence ATGCATAACCCGTCCGCCATGCCGCCGCTCGCCGCGATCCGGGTGTTCGAGGCTGCGGCCCGGCATGAGAATTTCACCCGCGCCGCGGCTGAGCTTTCGATGACCCAGGCCTCGGTCAGCTATCAGATCAAGGTGCTGGAGGAGCGGATCGGCGCGCCGCTGTTTCTGCGCCAGCCGCGCAAGGTGGTCCTGACCGAGATCGGTCGCCAGCTGGCCGCGCCCACCATCGAGGCTTTTGAAAAGCTGCGCATCACCTATGGCACGGGGCAGGACAGGCTGGGCCGCACGCTTTCGATCAGCACATTGCCGTCATTTGCCAGCAACTGGCTGGCGCAGCGGATCGGCGGGTTCCAGATGGCCCATCCCGATCTGGCGGTGCGGGTGGATGCAAACCCCGACAATATTGACTTTGCCCGGTCCGAGGTTGATCTGGCGATCCGCTATGGCCAGGGCGACTGGCCGGGTCTGGAGGCGGATTTTCTGATGCCGTGCGAATTCACCCCGATGCTCAGCCCGGATCTGCTGGCCCGGGCAGGGGGCACCCTCAACCCGGCCGATCTGCTGGACATGCATATGATCGACCCGACAGATTCTTTCTGGCGGTTCTGGTTTGATCAGGCCGGTGTCTCGACCCCGGATCTGACGACGCGGGTCGGCAGCCAGCTTGGGTCGCAGGTCACCGAGGCCCGGGCGGTGATGGCCGGGCAGGGGGTGGCGATGTTCACGCCCCGGTTCTTTCGCTATGAGCTGGAAACCGGACGTCTGGTGCAGCCGTTTGATCTGGTTGTGACGGATGGGCGGGGCTATTGGCTGATCTACCCCAAAGCCCGGCGCAATGTGCCCAAGATCAAGGCGTTCCGCCGCTGGATACTGGCGGAAGCCGAGGCCGATAACGCCGCTGCGGGGGCGGATTGA
- a CDS encoding SspB family protein, protein MPDTQPESIAYGRLMHRAMRGLIQTVLQDVADHGLPGEHHFFVTFDTGHAGAELAPWLKERYPEEMTIVIQHWYDALEVDDEGFSIALNFGDNPESLRIPFEAILTFVDPSVEFGLRFETNTSGEDDPEDDPSPPETPDDPEDTPETPAPKDAEVVSLDRFRKTH, encoded by the coding sequence ATGCCTGATACACAGCCGGAGTCCATCGCCTATGGCCGCCTGATGCATCGTGCGATGCGGGGGCTGATCCAGACGGTGTTGCAGGATGTGGCCGATCATGGCCTGCCGGGGGAACATCATTTCTTTGTCACCTTCGATACCGGCCATGCGGGGGCAGAACTCGCCCCCTGGCTGAAAGAGCGCTACCCCGAGGAGATGACGATTGTCATCCAGCACTGGTATGACGCGCTTGAAGTGGATGATGAAGGGTTCTCGATCGCCCTGAATTTCGGCGACAACCCGGAATCCCTGCGCATCCCGTTCGAGGCGATCCTGACCTTCGTGGACCCGTCGGTGGAATTCGGCCTGCGCTTTGAAACCAACACCAGCGGCGAGGATGACCCCGAGGATGACCCGAGCCCGCCCGAAACACCTGACGACCCGGAAGATACACCCGAAACCCCGGCGCCAAAAGATGCCGAGGTGGTCAGCCTGGACCGGTTCCGCAAAACCCACTGA
- a CDS encoding class I SAM-dependent methyltransferase, with protein sequence MSNDFRLFMTQLLKRPHQVVALAPSSEGLAREMAARVDPEDGPVIELGAGTGKITRAILNRGLPAEQLHSIEMNPEFCTRLCDRFPGLNVHQISAGDIGALPVENAQAVISGLPLLSMPVALQHAILTGTVAKLRPGRDYVQFTYGPKPPITSAVRNDLGLIWETSPKIWWNMPPARVYRFRQNITPTGPTG encoded by the coding sequence ATGTCGAATGATTTCCGGCTGTTCATGACCCAGCTTCTGAAACGCCCGCATCAGGTTGTGGCGCTGGCGCCGTCCTCGGAAGGGCTGGCGCGCGAGATGGCGGCGCGGGTTGACCCCGAAGATGGCCCGGTGATCGAACTGGGTGCGGGGACAGGCAAGATCACCCGGGCCATTCTGAACCGGGGCCTGCCGGCGGAACAGCTTCATTCGATCGAGATGAACCCGGAATTCTGCACCCGTCTGTGCGACAGGTTTCCGGGGCTGAATGTGCACCAGATCTCGGCAGGTGATATCGGTGCCCTGCCGGTGGAAAATGCACAGGCCGTGATCTCGGGCCTGCCGCTTCTGTCGATGCCTGTGGCGCTGCAACACGCGATTTTGACCGGCACGGTGGCAAAGCTTCGGCCCGGGCGGGACTATGTGCAATTCACCTATGGCCCAAAACCGCCGATCACATCCGCCGTGCGCAATGACCTGGGGCTGATCTGGGAAACAAGCCCGAAAATCTGGTGGAATATGCCGCCCGCCCGGGTCTATCGGTTCCGTCAGAATATCACGCCGACTGGCCCAACGGGATAG